In a genomic window of Peptoclostridium acidaminophilum DSM 3953:
- a CDS encoding radical SAM protein — protein sequence MDMKYVYGPVPSRRLGVSLGISPIPKKTCNYSCIYCQLGRTDHMKNTRQMFFSVEDIMAEFDEVLREKIHFDVVTIVGEGEPTLYLGLGELIDEIKKRTDKPVAVITNGALLYDLQLQSELGKADIVLPTMDAYDEESLKRINRPHGSLKFEDIKRGLEDFSKKYQGQLWIEIMLIKDVNDDDESLGKYAEMLKRINYEKLYLNTPVRPPAESDVSVVDHEKMDHVAELLGGISIDLLSSEGFHSEIEDDHAAILSIIKRHPMNQFEIEGFLASRGRSDIDAFLNELKQDEKVEVINYKGYNTYRLK from the coding sequence ATGGACATGAAATACGTATACGGACCCGTGCCGTCCAGAAGACTTGGGGTATCACTGGGAATAAGCCCTATACCTAAAAAGACCTGCAATTATTCCTGTATATATTGCCAGCTTGGAAGAACTGATCACATGAAAAACACAAGGCAAATGTTCTTTTCGGTGGAAGACATAATGGCTGAGTTTGACGAAGTACTAAGGGAGAAAATTCATTTTGATGTTGTAACTATTGTGGGTGAGGGAGAGCCGACACTCTATCTTGGTCTGGGCGAGCTTATAGATGAAATCAAGAAAAGAACGGACAAGCCGGTGGCTGTAATAACAAACGGAGCGCTTTTATACGACCTTCAGCTGCAGTCGGAGCTTGGCAAGGCAGACATAGTGCTGCCTACAATGGATGCATACGACGAAGAGTCATTAAAAAGGATAAACAGACCCCATGGGAGTCTGAAATTCGAGGATATAAAGCGTGGTTTGGAGGATTTTTCGAAAAAATACCAGGGACAGCTGTGGATTGAAATAATGCTCATTAAGGATGTCAACGATGATGATGAATCCCTTGGGAAGTACGCTGAAATGCTAAAGAGGATCAACTATGAGAAGCTGTATCTGAACACGCCTGTGCGCCCTCCGGCCGAGTCAGATGTAAGCGTTGTCGACCATGAAAAAATGGATCATGTAGCAGAGCTCTTAGGCGGGATTTCAATAGACCTGCTTTCATCCGAGGGATTCCACAGCGAAATCGAGGATGACCATGCCGCAATTCTAAGCATAATAAAGCGCCATCCAATGAACCAGTTCGAAATAGAAGGGTTCCTGGCATCCAGAGGACGCAGCGACATCGACGCATTTCTTAATGAGCTCAAGCAGGATGAGAAGGTGGAAGTTATAAACTACAAGGGATATAACACGTACAGATTGAAGTGA
- a CDS encoding Mrp/NBP35 family ATP-binding protein, translating into MDFEKANTNEYTNIKKVIAIMSGKGGVGKSSVTSLLAVSLIKKGFKVGILDGDMGGTSIPKIFGITGEKSNTSSKGIEPVTTPSGIKVMSLSFLMEKEDSPVIWRGPLISKTLRQFYTDVLWGDLDYLLIDLPPGTSDIPLTMMQSLPVDGIIIVSSPQDLVNMIVKKSADMAKRMDVPILGIIENMSYYECPDCKKRINIFGKSKTEKISKEMSIELIAHMPIDPKLAELCDEGAIEEYYNINRALVNLLSDEVLKKLS; encoded by the coding sequence ATGGATTTTGAAAAGGCAAACACCAACGAATATACAAACATAAAAAAAGTTATTGCTATAATGAGTGGCAAGGGCGGCGTAGGCAAATCCTCAGTAACTTCGCTGCTCGCAGTATCACTTATAAAAAAAGGATTTAAAGTCGGCATATTGGATGGAGACATGGGCGGCACCAGCATACCTAAAATATTTGGAATAACAGGTGAAAAATCCAATACCAGCAGCAAAGGCATCGAGCCTGTAACAACACCCTCCGGAATAAAGGTGATGTCCCTGTCATTCCTGATGGAAAAAGAGGACTCTCCCGTTATATGGCGAGGACCTCTAATTTCAAAAACCTTGAGGCAATTCTACACAGATGTCCTCTGGGGAGATTTGGATTATTTGCTAATAGATCTTCCGCCAGGAACCAGCGACATACCCCTCACAATGATGCAGTCCCTACCGGTGGATGGCATAATAATTGTTTCGTCCCCGCAAGATCTTGTAAACATGATAGTCAAAAAATCTGCAGACATGGCCAAAAGAATGGATGTTCCAATTCTTGGGATAATAGAAAACATGAGCTATTATGAATGTCCTGATTGCAAAAAACGAATCAACATATTCGGAAAAAGCAAAACAGAAAAGATTTCAAAGGAAATGAGTATTGAACTCATTGCTCACATGCCTATAGATCCAAAACTAGCGGAATTATGTGACGAGGGCGCAATTGAAGAGTATTACAACATAAACAGGGCGCTTGTAAATTTACTTTCTGATGAGGTTTTAAAAAAATTAAGTTAG
- a CDS encoding ATP-NAD kinase family protein, translated as MPIVGLIVNPIAGMGGNVGLKGTDGEMYKMALALGAKQVTSERIREVLSLVTRKDIHFMVAAGSMGEDYIREFSFDYDVIGQAVAETTSADTKNAAREMVSRGIDLLIFVGGDGTARDILDAVGVEKPVIGIPSGVKMFSSVFALSAHAAAEMINSFGDRFIEKDVLDIDEEAFRNNRLVSKLYGFVRVPDISRLLQGGKAASNVEVKAEDRKKEVAEYIVESMENDELYILGPGTTLKAVTDRLGVEKTLLGVDAVFSGRLVGKDINEEGILELIKKYGEAKIIVTPIGGNGFIFGRGSKQISPQVLDLVKRDNIIIVSTPDKVVGLECLRVDTGDYRIDKELTGKMNVVIGYNEEIVMEVRCD; from the coding sequence ATGCCAATAGTAGGACTTATAGTTAATCCCATAGCGGGAATGGGAGGCAACGTCGGATTAAAGGGTACAGACGGTGAGATGTATAAAATGGCGCTTGCCTTAGGAGCAAAGCAGGTTACGTCGGAAAGAATACGTGAAGTCCTATCGCTCGTTACCAGAAAAGACATCCATTTCATGGTTGCCGCAGGAAGTATGGGAGAGGACTACATCAGGGAGTTCTCATTTGATTACGATGTCATAGGCCAAGCAGTTGCTGAAACCACTTCGGCTGACACTAAAAATGCAGCAAGGGAGATGGTTTCTAGAGGAATAGATTTGCTCATTTTTGTAGGGGGAGATGGTACTGCAAGGGATATACTGGATGCAGTTGGCGTGGAAAAGCCAGTAATTGGAATCCCTTCAGGAGTGAAAATGTTCAGTTCGGTATTTGCTCTTTCTGCCCATGCGGCTGCTGAGATGATCAATTCATTCGGCGACAGATTCATAGAAAAGGACGTGCTGGATATAGATGAAGAGGCTTTCAGAAACAACCGTCTGGTTTCAAAGCTTTATGGATTTGTAAGAGTGCCTGATATTAGCAGGCTGCTTCAGGGAGGCAAAGCTGCTTCAAATGTCGAGGTGAAAGCGGAAGATAGGAAAAAAGAAGTGGCCGAGTACATCGTTGAAAGCATGGAAAACGATGAGCTTTATATTTTGGGGCCGGGTACAACGCTTAAGGCTGTTACAGACCGGCTTGGCGTTGAAAAGACGCTGCTGGGCGTTGACGCTGTGTTTAGCGGGCGACTTGTCGGCAAGGATATAAACGAAGAAGGAATACTTGAGCTGATAAAAAAATACGGTGAAGCGAAAATAATAGTCACGCCCATAGGGGGCAACGGATTCATATTTGGCAGGGGAAGCAAGCAAATATCGCCACAGGTATTAGATTTGGTCAAAAGAGACAACATAATAATCGTAAGCACTCCGGATAAAGTTGTAGGCTTGGAATGCCTCAGAGTCGATACTGGGGACTACCGAATCGACAAGGAACTGACAGGAAAGATGAATGTGGTGATCGGGTACAATGAGGAAATTGTAATGGAGGTCAGATGTGATTGA
- a CDS encoding MBL fold metallo-hydrolase → MIIKTLAENTAVSTEFRTEHGLSLYIETNRHKLLFDLGASDLFIENAQKMDVDITQVDTVFISHGHYDHGGGLKAFLNANSRAKVYVNKRAFENHYANREGGKRAYIGLDKDIMESDRLIFVGDQLRLDEELELFSNVKGRKFYPSGNVDLLLKQDEQFILDDFAHEQNLIISEEGKRVLIAGCAHNGIVNIIEHMKEYMHEEPTHVIGGFHLHNRSAGKSESQETVGEIGRHLKNTGAQYYTCHCTGIEAYGWLRDVMDGQIEYLATGSQLKL, encoded by the coding sequence ATGATAATTAAGACCTTGGCTGAAAACACAGCCGTATCAACTGAATTCAGGACCGAGCACGGGCTTAGTTTGTATATTGAAACGAACAGGCACAAGTTACTCTTCGACCTTGGAGCCAGTGACCTTTTTATTGAAAACGCCCAAAAGATGGATGTCGATATCACACAGGTCGATACTGTTTTTATTTCACACGGGCACTATGATCATGGCGGCGGGCTGAAGGCGTTTTTAAATGCCAATTCAAGAGCGAAGGTGTATGTAAACAAGAGGGCTTTTGAAAATCACTACGCCAACCGTGAGGGAGGCAAGAGAGCGTATATCGGACTAGATAAGGACATAATGGAAAGTGATAGGCTTATATTTGTGGGGGATCAGCTAAGACTTGATGAGGAACTGGAGCTTTTCTCCAATGTAAAAGGAAGGAAGTTTTATCCTTCGGGCAACGTCGATTTGCTATTGAAGCAGGACGAGCAATTCATTCTTGATGATTTTGCGCATGAGCAGAATCTCATAATAAGCGAAGAAGGCAAGCGGGTTCTGATTGCGGGCTGCGCCCACAATGGCATTGTAAATATCATAGAGCATATGAAGGAGTATATGCACGAAGAGCCGACCCATGTGATCGGGGGATTCCATCTTCACAACAGGTCCGCCGGCAAGAGCGAATCGCAGGAGACAGTAGGGGAAATTGGCAGACACCTCAAAAATACAGGTGCGCAGTACTATACCTGTCACTGCACAGGTATAGAAGCCTACGGATGGCTAAGGGATGTCATGGACGGACAGATAGAATACCTTGCAACGGGAAGTCAGCTGAAATTGTAA
- the prxU gene encoding thioredoxin-dependent peroxiredoxin (Most members of this family contain a selenocysteine.) codes for MPQDFKPGCARPKSQVELPQEQQTVNETASFKKEEMSMVSVGKKAPDFEMAGFYKGEFKTFRLSEYLGKWVVLCFYPGDFTFVUATEVSAVAEKYPEFQKLGVEVLSVSVDSVFVHKMWNDNELSKMVEGGIPFPMLSDGGGNVGTLYGVYDPEAGVENRGRFLIDPDGIIQGYEVLTPPVGRNVSETLRQIQAFQLVRETKGAEVAPSGWKPGKKTLKPGPGLVGNVYKEWSVKEAFED; via the coding sequence ATGCCGCAAGATTTTAAACCAGGCTGCGCAAGACCAAAATCGCAGGTTGAGCTGCCACAGGAACAGCAAACAGTTAACGAAACAGCTTCATTTAAAAAGGAGGAGATGTCTATGGTATCAGTTGGAAAGAAAGCCCCTGACTTTGAAATGGCAGGATTCTATAAAGGCGAGTTTAAGACATTCAGATTGTCTGAATATCTTGGAAAATGGGTTGTACTTTGCTTCTATCCAGGAGACTTTACATTTGTCTGAGCCACTGAGGTTTCAGCAGTTGCTGAAAAATATCCAGAGTTCCAAAAGCTTGGCGTAGAGGTGCTCTCAGTAAGCGTAGACTCTGTTTTCGTTCACAAGATGTGGAACGACAATGAGCTTAGCAAGATGGTTGAAGGCGGCATACCTTTCCCTATGCTTTCAGACGGAGGCGGAAATGTCGGAACTCTTTATGGCGTATACGACCCAGAAGCCGGCGTTGAAAACAGAGGACGTTTCCTAATAGATCCGGATGGAATAATACAAGGCTACGAGGTGCTTACTCCTCCAGTTGGACGTAATGTTTCAGAGACACTAAGACAAATACAAGCTTTCCAGCTTGTACGCGAAACAAAGGGCGCAGAGGTGGCACCATCAGGCTGGAAGCCAGGAAAGAAAACTCTTAAGCCTGGTCCAGGACTGGTTGGAAACGTGTACAAGGAGTGGTCTGTAAAGGAAGCCTTTGAAGATTAG
- a CDS encoding pyridoxal phosphate-dependent aminotransferase: MIDLSSNENPYEPSQGIIEAVMRGSCSLNRYLRPSEIDALKKALSNYNDVSSERIIVAHGTDCILRDIILNFSKNRDLITLNPSFPGLSESAKYTAKRILKIQLAPPEYTVDFDDAIQGPALVIADYPNSPTGRCLIKREQLIEVLKSSDNLVVIDEAYYEFSKKTFADLVDEYPNLAISRTLDKAFSLAGLRVSYLIAGDSFLGRLSPYSQALGRPACLAAIAALEDKEYALGNVEKIIDERERLRKGLEMAGLDVTPSETNFLLVRTSIPEFASRLRKRNILIGDFSHTWLKNNYRITVGTQKENDSLLNEIWSIHNSKEQYDEKM, from the coding sequence GTGATTGATTTGAGCTCGAACGAGAATCCATACGAACCATCGCAAGGAATAATCGAAGCTGTAATGCGAGGCAGCTGCAGTCTCAACAGATATCTAAGGCCCAGCGAAATTGATGCGCTGAAAAAAGCTTTATCTAATTACAATGACGTTTCCAGCGAGCGAATAATAGTGGCACATGGGACGGATTGTATTTTGAGGGATATAATACTTAATTTCTCTAAAAACAGGGATTTGATAACATTGAATCCGTCATTCCCGGGATTGTCGGAGAGTGCAAAATACACAGCCAAAAGGATTTTGAAAATCCAACTGGCTCCCCCCGAATACACAGTGGATTTTGATGATGCAATCCAGGGGCCTGCGCTTGTTATAGCGGATTACCCAAACAGCCCTACGGGGAGATGCCTTATAAAAAGGGAGCAGCTCATAGAAGTTCTCAAAAGCAGTGACAATCTGGTTGTAATAGATGAAGCCTACTATGAATTTTCAAAAAAGACATTTGCGGATCTTGTTGATGAATACCCAAATCTGGCCATATCAAGAACACTAGACAAGGCATTCTCTTTAGCGGGACTCAGGGTCAGCTACCTTATAGCCGGGGATAGCTTCTTGGGCAGATTGTCGCCATATTCTCAGGCTCTTGGCAGACCAGCATGCCTGGCTGCAATTGCCGCCCTCGAGGACAAGGAGTATGCCCTTGGAAACGTTGAGAAGATTATAGACGAGAGAGAGCGGCTCAGAAAGGGGCTTGAAATGGCCGGGCTTGATGTGACGCCCAGCGAGACAAATTTCTTGCTTGTAAGAACTTCGATTCCTGAATTCGCATCGAGATTAAGGAAGAGGAATATTCTGATAGGCGATTTCTCCCATACATGGCTGAAGAACAACTATAGAATCACTGTCGGAACCCAAAAGGAAAATGACTCCTTGCTCAATGAAATATGGAGCATTCACAATTCAAAAGAACAATACGATGAAAAAATGTAA
- the trpE gene encoding anthranilate synthase component I, producing MDGQRKIRVFALEMEGDMHTPISIFKKLCREGKSFILESVEKGKWGKYSYIGRKPFMEIKSQGSEVTLEKAGVQTNIFGNPIEILRNVMKGHGCENICSGLEFEGGAVGYIAYDFIRNIEKLGEPEIDDLQMPDMHLFFPEEIVAYDHEMQKVKIMLNLLVDATVSEEDLEKSANARLSAIKSEIEKSESSENPEPAGNASDIECHATETRESFMTKVEKAKQHIKDGDIFQVVLSQRFDVKTTKNPLDVYRTLRTLNPSPYMYYIDYGDYKIAGSSPELLVKLSGGEVQTCPIAGTRPRGASELEDERLCDELLKDEKERAEHLMLVDLARNDIGRISEFGTVELSSFMEVQKYSHVMHIVSNVKGGIKADYDMLDALSSCMPAGTVSGAPKVRAMQIIDELENRKRGVYAGAIGYFGFNGNMDTCIAIRTVLFKGDMAYVQAGAGIVADSDPLSEYQETQRKAQAVLEALKG from the coding sequence ATGGACGGACAAAGGAAAATAAGGGTATTTGCCCTGGAAATGGAAGGGGACATGCACACGCCGATTTCGATATTCAAAAAACTGTGCAGGGAAGGCAAGTCATTCATTCTCGAGAGCGTGGAGAAGGGTAAATGGGGAAAATATTCTTACATCGGCAGAAAACCGTTCATGGAGATCAAATCGCAAGGCAGCGAGGTGACGCTTGAAAAGGCGGGAGTGCAGACGAATATTTTCGGAAATCCTATTGAAATCCTAAGAAATGTAATGAAGGGACACGGCTGCGAGAACATATGCAGCGGACTTGAGTTCGAGGGAGGCGCTGTAGGATATATAGCTTACGACTTCATAAGAAACATCGAAAAGCTAGGCGAGCCTGAAATAGACGACCTTCAGATGCCCGACATGCACCTTTTCTTTCCGGAGGAGATAGTTGCATACGACCACGAGATGCAGAAGGTAAAGATCATGCTTAACCTCCTGGTTGATGCGACAGTGAGCGAGGAGGATCTGGAGAAGAGTGCGAATGCAAGGCTAAGCGCCATAAAAAGTGAGATAGAAAAGTCAGAGAGCAGCGAAAATCCGGAGCCTGCTGGAAATGCAAGCGACATTGAGTGCCACGCCACGGAGACCAGGGAAAGTTTCATGACGAAGGTCGAAAAGGCAAAGCAGCACATAAAGGATGGAGACATATTCCAGGTGGTCCTATCGCAAAGGTTCGACGTCAAGACGACAAAGAATCCGCTGGATGTTTACAGGACGCTCAGGACACTCAATCCGTCTCCTTACATGTACTATATAGACTATGGCGACTACAAGATAGCAGGTTCATCGCCCGAACTGCTTGTGAAACTAAGCGGCGGCGAGGTGCAGACCTGTCCTATAGCGGGCACAAGGCCCAGGGGAGCTTCGGAGCTTGAGGACGAGAGACTGTGTGACGAGCTCTTAAAGGACGAGAAGGAAAGGGCCGAGCACCTGATGCTGGTTGACCTTGCAAGAAACGACATAGGCAGGATATCGGAGTTTGGAACCGTTGAGCTCAGCAGCTTTATGGAGGTGCAGAAATACTCTCATGTAATGCACATAGTCTCGAATGTCAAGGGAGGGATAAAGGCTGACTACGATATGCTCGACGCGCTCAGCTCATGCATGCCTGCAGGAACAGTATCGGGGGCCCCGAAGGTCAGGGCGATGCAGATAATAGACGAGCTCGAGAACAGAAAAAGAGGAGTTTACGCAGGGGCCATAGGATATTTCGGATTCAACGGCAACATGGACACGTGCATAGCCATAAGGACGGTGCTCTTCAAAGGCGACATGGCCTATGTGCAGGCGGGGGCAGGGATCGTAGCCGACTCCGATCCGCTTTCTGAATACCAGGAGACTCAAAGAAAGGCTCAGGCAGTGCTCGAGGCGCTAAAGGGCTAG
- a CDS encoding DUF134 domain-containing protein has product MPRPRKRRRVCFMPENNLFGPLNQQDSDRENIVMSVEEYESLRLIELEGMNQEECAERMNVARSTAQRIYNEAKRKLVDALVNGKNIKIEGGDYKLCDESEAGCGRGRCRKHRFGWNNPEDESETK; this is encoded by the coding sequence GTGCCAAGACCAAGAAAAAGAAGAAGAGTTTGCTTTATGCCTGAAAACAACCTGTTTGGGCCTCTCAACCAACAAGACTCAGATCGCGAAAATATTGTGATGAGTGTGGAAGAATATGAATCACTTAGACTGATTGAGCTGGAAGGCATGAATCAGGAAGAGTGTGCGGAAAGAATGAATGTGGCGCGCTCTACTGCGCAAAGAATTTACAACGAGGCCAAGAGAAAGCTGGTAGATGCTTTGGTAAACGGGAAGAACATTAAAATTGAAGGCGGGGACTACAAGCTTTGTGATGAGAGTGAAGCTGGATGCGGCCGAGGAAGGTGCAGAAAACATAGATTCGGGTGGAATAACCCGGAAGATGAGAGTGAAACTAAATAG
- a CDS encoding damage-control phosphatase ARMT1 family protein, with protein sequence MEFNFKCLLCNIEQVDKVSRHINAPECAKEPVIRDVLKHLADIDFKMKNPEIMSGTWRIITDGLGESDPYKSEKQRFNSDMLQIYGLLKSRLSKGEEGFFEALRLSAVGNIIDFGANHYFDKEMCYEKICNLCSEDIFAIDHSRRLYEKLKVSKQLLVIGDNCGEIVLDKLLIERIRSEFSDIKIYFSVRGKAVLNDVTSDDALQVGMGDLAIIIDDGTEAPGTVLAQASDEFRRIFDESDLVIAKGQGNYEGLSDIKRDGLFFVLMAKCPVISDYIGVPNMKCVCVENNS encoded by the coding sequence ATGGAATTTAATTTTAAGTGTTTACTGTGCAATATAGAACAAGTCGATAAGGTGTCCAGGCATATAAATGCTCCAGAATGTGCAAAGGAGCCCGTGATAAGGGATGTGCTGAAGCACTTGGCGGATATAGATTTTAAAATGAAAAATCCAGAAATCATGAGTGGCACATGGAGAATAATAACAGATGGACTTGGAGAGTCAGATCCATATAAGAGCGAAAAGCAGCGCTTCAACAGCGACATGTTGCAGATTTATGGTCTCCTGAAGTCGAGGCTGTCAAAAGGCGAGGAGGGCTTCTTTGAGGCCTTGAGGCTATCTGCGGTGGGCAACATCATAGATTTTGGTGCCAATCACTATTTCGACAAGGAAATGTGCTATGAAAAAATATGTAATTTGTGTTCCGAGGACATATTTGCAATAGACCATAGCAGGAGGCTGTATGAGAAGCTAAAAGTCTCAAAGCAGCTGCTTGTAATCGGTGACAATTGCGGAGAGATTGTCCTGGATAAGCTGCTTATAGAGAGGATAAGAAGCGAATTCAGTGATATCAAGATATATTTCAGCGTGCGAGGAAAAGCCGTGCTCAACGATGTGACTTCGGATGACGCACTGCAGGTAGGAATGGGAGATTTAGCCATAATTATAGATGACGGAACCGAAGCTCCTGGAACGGTTCTTGCCCAAGCGTCGGATGAATTCAGGCGCATATTCGACGAATCGGATCTCGTTATTGCCAAAGGACAGGGCAACTATGAGGGTCTTAGTGATATCAAAAGGGATGGTCTTTTCTTCGTGCTCATGGCAAAATGTCCGGTGATATCAGACTACATTGGAGTGCCTAACATGAAATGCGTATGTGTTGAAAACAACAGTTAA
- a CDS encoding DUF5320 domain-containing protein gives MPRRDGTGPMGRGAMTGRGLGYCTGIGSGRYGAGIRRGFGRGLGLGLGFGCRRGYGGFYPAELTEAEEIELLKEEKEILEKRLEMLKKQLENSPGTDK, from the coding sequence ATGCCAAGAAGAGATGGAACAGGTCCAATGGGACGAGGAGCAATGACAGGAAGAGGTTTAGGTTACTGCACAGGGATAGGCTCAGGAAGATACGGAGCTGGTATACGAAGAGGATTCGGCAGAGGATTGGGGTTAGGATTGGGATTCGGATGCAGAAGAGGCTATGGAGGCTTTTATCCGGCGGAATTGACTGAAGCCGAGGAAATCGAACTGCTTAAAGAGGAAAAGGAAATACTTGAAAAAAGACTTGAAATGCTAAAAAAACAGTTGGAAAATTCACCGGGAACAGATAAGTAG
- a CDS encoding SDR family NAD(P)-dependent oxidoreductase has protein sequence MKLKDKVCVITGGALGIGRCLTREFAKAGAKVAFIDMDKKAGMENADYISKNGGKAFFFCGDIADEKTLELFRDEIIARFGNIDYLINNACLSRRGILSQCSYEDFNYVLRIGVSAPYYLTQLFLPYWNEKGSVVNISSTRAFMSQADTESYTAAKGGISALTHALAVSLSGRVRVNSVSPGWIDTGAYHEEGYEPSYSKADMLQHPSGRVGEPKDVARAVMFLCDEANSFINGENITVDGGMSKLMIYSGDDGWQYEK, from the coding sequence ATGAAACTCAAGGACAAGGTATGCGTAATAACAGGAGGCGCCCTTGGCATAGGAAGATGCCTTACCAGGGAATTTGCTAAGGCAGGTGCTAAGGTTGCCTTCATCGACATGGACAAGAAAGCAGGCATGGAAAATGCAGATTACATAAGCAAAAATGGAGGAAAGGCTTTCTTTTTCTGCGGAGACATAGCAGACGAGAAGACTCTCGAGTTATTCAGGGATGAGATCATCGCCAGGTTCGGCAATATAGATTATCTGATTAACAACGCATGCCTGAGCCGAAGAGGAATACTCTCCCAGTGCAGCTACGAGGACTTCAACTATGTGCTGCGCATTGGCGTAAGCGCGCCCTACTACCTGACTCAGCTGTTCCTTCCATACTGGAACGAGAAAGGTTCGGTAGTCAACATATCGTCGACAAGGGCCTTCATGTCCCAGGCCGATACGGAAAGCTACACAGCCGCCAAAGGGGGAATAAGCGCTCTAACCCACGCCCTTGCGGTTAGCCTCTCTGGCAGGGTAAGGGTGAACTCCGTATCCCCGGGCTGGATAGACACGGGGGCATATCACGAGGAGGGCTACGAGCCGTCATACTCAAAGGCCGACATGCTGCAGCACCCTTCGGGCAGGGTAGGGGAGCCAAAGGACGTAGCCAGGGCAGTCATGTTCCTTTGCGACGAGGCCAACAGCTTCATTAACGGAGAGAACATAACAGTGGACGGTGGCATGAGCAAGCTCATGATATACAGTGGAGATGATGGCTGGCAGTACGAAAAATAG
- a CDS encoding anthranilate synthase component II, whose protein sequence is MILIIDNYDSFTYNLYQYIGEINPDILVCRNDKLTIKDIEDMDISHIIISPGPGFPKDAGICEDVIRHFAGKIPLLGVCLGHQAIGEVYGARIVHANETVHGKTSMVSHTGTDLFEGIESPVEVMRYHSLVVERESLSPELEITAQDESGQIMALRHKKHHVYGVQFHPESIATRSGKEMLRNFLEIEGL, encoded by the coding sequence ATGATACTTATAATAGACAACTATGATTCATTCACATACAACCTGTACCAGTATATCGGGGAGATAAATCCGGACATACTGGTTTGCAGGAACGACAAGCTGACAATCAAGGACATAGAGGATATGGACATAAGCCACATAATAATCTCTCCGGGACCTGGTTTTCCAAAGGATGCCGGTATATGCGAAGATGTGATAAGGCATTTTGCAGGCAAAATCCCGCTGCTGGGCGTTTGCCTCGGCCACCAGGCTATCGGCGAGGTTTACGGAGCCAGGATAGTCCATGCCAATGAGACGGTACACGGCAAGACGTCAATGGTGAGCCACACCGGCACGGACCTGTTCGAAGGCATAGAAAGCCCAGTGGAAGTCATGCGCTACCATTCGCTCGTTGTCGAGAGGGAGTCGCTCAGCCCGGAGCTTGAAATTACGGCGCAGGACGAGTCAGGCCAGATAATGGCGCTTCGCCACAAGAAACATCATGTATACGGGGTTCAGTTCCATCCGGAGTCGATAGCCACGCGCTCCGGCAAGGAAATGCTCAGAAATTTCCTGGAAATAGAAGGACTATAA
- a CDS encoding Fur family transcriptional regulator, translating to MSGEGQEKGENMETEKKIFEIEELLKSNGYKLTHPREVIVRLFVQTSEHLKPEDIYNKVRNEDVSIPTVYRSIEIFKKIGIIKEVVINNERYYELSIFSQKKFHIHFQCSVCGKIKEYNDRRIFKDMLMQRDYIEETYNDVIDDVTVVMRGVCSSCKKDVK from the coding sequence ATGTCTGGCGAAGGCCAGGAAAAGGGTGAAAACATGGAAACTGAGAAAAAGATTTTTGAGATTGAAGAGTTGCTCAAATCAAATGGCTATAAGCTGACGCATCCTAGAGAGGTGATTGTAAGGCTGTTTGTTCAAACTAGCGAGCATCTTAAGCCCGAGGATATATATAATAAAGTCAGGAATGAAGATGTCAGCATCCCCACGGTATACCGCAGCATAGAGATTTTTAAGAAAATCGGCATAATAAAAGAAGTCGTTATCAACAATGAAAGATATTACGAGCTTAGCATTTTCAGCCAAAAGAAATTTCATATTCACTTTCAATGCAGCGTATGTGGTAAAATCAAGGAGTACAATGACAGGCGGATTTTTAAGGATATGCTTATGCAAAGAGACTATATTGAAGAAACCTACAATGATGTAATAGATGATGTGACGGTAGTGATGAGAGGGGTATGCAGCTCCTGTAAGAAAGATGTAAAGTAG